A genomic stretch from Candidatus Dadabacteria bacterium includes:
- a CDS encoding DCC1-like thiol-disulfide oxidoreductase family protein, protein MIFFDGVCGFCNRFVDFVMWADVRREIFFSPVQGETAVEFSLYQDEPPRDWKIAYADEEGVYEGADAVLLVLRRLGGLWTLPALLICVPRPVKDYFYGIISRNRYSIFGRRDTCRVPSPEERERFLP, encoded by the coding sequence GTGATTTTTTTTGACGGCGTGTGCGGGTTCTGTAACAGGTTCGTCGATTTCGTGATGTGGGCGGATGTCCGCCGGGAAATATTCTTTTCCCCCGTGCAGGGAGAGACAGCCGTTGAGTTCTCTCTGTATCAGGACGAACCCCCGCGCGATTGGAAGATAGCCTACGCTGATGAAGAAGGGGTTTACGAGGGAGCTGACGCGGTTTTGCTGGTTCTTAGAAGGCTTGGGGGTCTCTGGACACTTCCCGCGCTCCTAATATGCGTCCCCCGGCCTGTAAAAGACTATTTCTACGGAATCATATCGAGGAACCGCTACAGTATTTTCGGTAGAAGGGATACATGCCGGGTACCGTCCCCTGAGGAGAGGGAAAGGTTTTTGCCTTAA
- the dnaB gene encoding replicative DNA helicase, with the protein MDSLTKSPLPSNEEAERAVLGSVLIESSSINQVLEILIAEDFYNESHSKIMNCMIDLDREGTPIDVLTLYEWMDSKGIIEEVGGAAYLTYLVSTVPTAGNVAHYARIVKDKSVLRKLVLTATDIAHRGYGPDIEVDEFLDRAEQSILDIAQNKIKPSFWHSRELAPVAIDNIERLYKKKELITGLRTGFEKLDHLTSGLQRSDLVIIAARPGAGKTSLCLNIISNAALNEDLSVAMFSLEMTKEQLMMRLLSINSKVSFSAMRSGYIRDNDLERLFDSAERYASASIFIDDTPALTVLEIRAKARRLKKDNRLDLIVVDYLQLMRGSSRNETREREIAEISGALKALAKELDVPVIGISQLSRQTEARTDRRPQLSDLRESGAIEQDADVVLFIHRQDIYRKNPEEKDGMAELIIGKQRNGPTGTVKLVFLEQNGIPSFENPSDEFEEGFV; encoded by the coding sequence ATGGACAGTCTGACGAAATCACCCCTTCCGAGCAACGAAGAGGCGGAGCGCGCTGTACTGGGCTCTGTACTCATTGAAAGCAGCTCGATAAACCAGGTCCTCGAAATCCTTATAGCCGAGGATTTCTATAACGAAAGCCACTCCAAGATAATGAACTGCATGATAGATCTTGACAGGGAGGGCACACCCATCGACGTTCTTACCCTGTATGAGTGGATGGACTCCAAGGGGATCATAGAAGAAGTCGGGGGGGCCGCCTACCTCACCTACTTGGTCTCGACCGTTCCCACGGCGGGAAACGTCGCTCATTACGCGAGGATAGTAAAAGACAAGTCCGTCCTGAGGAAACTGGTGCTCACCGCAACTGACATAGCCCACCGCGGGTACGGACCCGATATCGAAGTTGACGAGTTCCTGGACAGGGCGGAGCAGTCAATCCTCGACATCGCCCAGAACAAGATAAAGCCAAGCTTCTGGCACTCAAGGGAGCTCGCACCGGTGGCGATAGACAATATCGAGAGGCTCTACAAGAAAAAAGAGCTCATAACCGGCTTAAGAACCGGCTTTGAGAAACTCGACCACCTGACCTCGGGTCTTCAGAGATCTGATCTCGTGATAATTGCCGCGCGCCCGGGGGCGGGAAAAACATCGCTCTGCCTTAACATAATAAGCAACGCCGCATTGAACGAAGACCTCTCAGTGGCCATGTTCTCGCTTGAGATGACGAAGGAGCAGCTCATGATGAGACTTCTTTCCATAAACTCGAAAGTCAGTTTTTCGGCAATGCGAAGCGGGTACATAAGGGATAACGACCTGGAGAGGCTGTTTGATTCAGCCGAGAGGTACGCGAGCGCGAGCATCTTTATAGACGACACCCCGGCACTCACGGTGCTTGAGATAAGGGCAAAGGCGAGACGGCTTAAGAAGGACAACCGCCTCGACCTGATCGTGGTCGACTATCTGCAGCTCATGAGAGGAAGCTCGAGAAATGAAACCCGGGAAAGGGAAATAGCGGAGATCTCGGGCGCCCTGAAGGCGCTTGCCAAGGAACTTGACGTTCCGGTAATAGGAATCTCGCAGCTAAGCCGCCAGACCGAAGCCAGAACCGACCGCCGTCCCCAGCTCTCAGACCTCAGGGAAAGCGGCGCCATAGAGCAGGACGCAGACGTAGTGCTCTTCATTCACCGCCAAGACATATACAGAAAAAACCCCGAGGAAAAAGATGGCATGGCGGAACTCATAATCGGAAAGCAGAGAAACGGGCCCACGGGCACGGTGAAGCTGGTGTTTCTTGAGCAAAACGGGATTCCGAGCTTCGAGAATCCTTCGGACGAATTCGAAGAGGGATTCGTCTAG
- a CDS encoding glycerate kinase, with the protein MSEKLRKDARKLFDQALKEADPGKCVLEHIKLKGKQLKVGGKSFNLSDFESVYVVAFGKAASSMAAALEELLGERITGGIVVSNVRSEQAFQKMDFHLSSHPVPDEKSVEAAKKVVSLLEGSGEKDLVIFLISGGGSSILAMPSEGLTIGDKRAVTQRLMLSGVDTYGLNTVRKKMSQTKGGGLLKKALPSQVITLILSDVVGDRLEFIASGPTVPDTTTYEDAWRVIEALELEHKIPPRVVVHLERGREKNSSPTMDREQYERSGATTVVVGNNHKAIISMEKMAKKMGYNTLFLSSQISGEAREVAKVLAGISFDVQRFGRPVKKPACILFGGETTVNVTGRGRGGRNTETALSFCFEIIGSSGIVGLFAGTDGIDGPTDAAGAICDGQSRLIARSMGISARDHLADNDSYSFFETLGDLIKTGSTGTNVMDVGVVLIGE; encoded by the coding sequence ATGAGCGAGAAACTTAGAAAGGACGCAAGGAAGCTTTTTGACCAGGCGCTTAAAGAAGCCGACCCGGGAAAATGCGTTCTGGAGCATATTAAACTCAAAGGCAAGCAACTTAAGGTCGGAGGGAAGAGCTTCAATCTCTCCGATTTCGAGTCGGTGTACGTCGTGGCCTTCGGAAAGGCCGCGTCCTCCATGGCCGCGGCGCTTGAGGAGCTTCTCGGCGAGCGGATAACCGGGGGAATCGTGGTATCAAATGTCCGTTCCGAGCAGGCTTTTCAGAAAATGGATTTTCATCTCTCCTCTCACCCGGTGCCGGATGAAAAAAGCGTCGAGGCGGCGAAAAAAGTAGTCTCGCTTCTCGAAGGATCGGGAGAGAAAGATCTCGTGATTTTCCTCATATCGGGAGGCGGAAGCTCGATACTCGCGATGCCAAGCGAAGGGCTCACCATAGGGGATAAAAGAGCGGTGACCCAGAGACTGATGCTGAGCGGAGTCGACACCTACGGCCTTAACACCGTGAGGAAGAAAATGTCGCAGACAAAAGGAGGAGGGCTTCTTAAAAAAGCCCTGCCCTCGCAGGTCATCACGCTGATTCTCTCGGATGTTGTGGGCGACCGGCTTGAATTCATAGCTTCGGGACCCACGGTTCCCGACACTACGACCTACGAGGACGCGTGGCGGGTCATAGAGGCACTTGAGCTTGAGCATAAAATTCCCCCTAGGGTGGTGGTGCATCTTGAGAGAGGAAGGGAAAAAAACAGTTCTCCCACGATGGACCGCGAGCAGTACGAACGGAGCGGAGCCACCACGGTTGTTGTCGGAAACAATCACAAGGCGATAATCTCTATGGAGAAGATGGCGAAGAAAATGGGGTACAACACGCTTTTTCTCTCCTCCCAGATATCTGGAGAGGCAAGGGAAGTGGCCAAGGTGCTTGCGGGAATCTCCTTTGATGTACAAAGGTTCGGAAGGCCTGTTAAGAAACCCGCCTGCATACTTTTCGGGGGAGAGACAACCGTGAACGTAACGGGGCGGGGACGCGGCGGGCGCAACACCGAGACCGCCCTTTCCTTCTGCTTTGAGATAATAGGGAGTAGTGGAATCGTGGGGCTTTTCGCCGGAACCGACGGAATAGACGGTCCCACGGACGCCGCCGGGGCGATATGCGACGGGCAATCACGCCTGATAGCAAGATCGATGGGCATAAGCGCGAGAGACCATCTTGCCGACAACGACTCTTACTCTTTCTTCGAAACCCTGGGCGATCTTATAAAAACCGGAAGCACGGGAACAAACGTCATGGACGTGGGAGTGGTTCTGATAGGAGAATGA
- a CDS encoding cupin domain-containing protein, which yields MKADHLIQRLGLKKLPGEGGYYKETYRSEEMAGEDRSLSTAIYYLITSEENSKMHRVNSDEIFHFYFGDPVQMLLLYPTGESRIVFMGDNLPSGQRTQLVIPKGTWQGAMVVEGEHGYAFMGTTMAPGFELEDFELGAQESLLLRFPQHENLIRELT from the coding sequence ATGAAAGCCGATCACCTTATACAGAGACTCGGTCTGAAAAAGCTTCCCGGCGAGGGAGGATACTACAAAGAAACTTACAGAAGCGAGGAAATGGCCGGAGAAGACCGCAGTCTTTCAACCGCTATTTACTACCTTATAACCTCAGAGGAGAATTCCAAGATGCACAGGGTGAATTCGGACGAAATTTTTCATTTTTACTTCGGCGATCCCGTCCAGATGCTGCTTCTCTATCCTACGGGAGAATCAAGGATAGTGTTCATGGGAGATAATCTTCCCTCCGGCCAGAGAACCCAGCTTGTGATTCCCAAGGGAACCTGGCAGGGCGCAATGGTGGTGGAGGGAGAGCACGGATACGCTTTTATGGGAACTACGATGGCTCCCGGGTTTGAGCTTGAGGATTTCGAACTGGGTGCGCAGGAGAGCCTTCTGCTGAGATTTCCTCAGCACGAAAACCTCATACGGGAGCTTACGTAA
- a CDS encoding carbon-nitrogen hydrolase family protein, whose protein sequence is MRKVLGGREKVKVAVAQTAPVFMDKERTLEKACRVIREAGDNGAELIAFPEAFIPGYPAYYTVGYETPPHDWTDFMIALQDNSLVIPGDDTEMLAEAAKAADAHVVIGCNELDDRKGSRTVYNSLLFISREGKVLGRHRKLMPTYTERVYWGQGDGSDITTYDTDIGRIGGLVCWENHMVLVRAAMVHSGQDFHVAVWPGNWRRGDDKLLAAETEDPGAGCTVQALIRVHAFESGAFVLSACGYLDDDDFPERWHYVRDGDHMNYDWARGGSSIVNPAGRYLFEPHFEKDAILYADCYANQIKAVKAVFDSLGHYSRWDVAKLLIDREKREPIAEKTTGLRISSQEIKRISDEYGVSEDKLEAIAEELERLFN, encoded by the coding sequence ATGAGAAAAGTTCTAGGCGGCAGGGAAAAAGTAAAAGTTGCGGTTGCCCAGACGGCTCCCGTGTTCATGGACAAGGAACGGACCCTTGAGAAGGCCTGTCGCGTGATAAGGGAAGCGGGAGATAACGGAGCGGAGCTTATCGCATTCCCCGAGGCATTCATTCCAGGCTACCCGGCCTATTACACAGTCGGCTACGAAACCCCGCCGCATGACTGGACGGATTTCATGATCGCGCTTCAGGACAACTCCTTAGTGATTCCCGGAGACGATACCGAGATGCTCGCAGAGGCCGCCAAGGCAGCTGATGCTCACGTGGTAATAGGCTGCAACGAGCTTGACGACCGCAAGGGAAGCCGCACCGTTTACAACTCTCTTCTTTTCATATCGCGAGAAGGCAAGGTGCTCGGCAGGCACAGAAAGCTCATGCCCACCTACACAGAGAGAGTCTACTGGGGCCAGGGGGACGGAAGCGACATAACCACCTACGACACCGACATAGGAAGAATAGGGGGACTTGTTTGCTGGGAGAATCATATGGTTCTCGTAAGGGCCGCGATGGTTCACAGCGGACAGGACTTCCACGTGGCGGTGTGGCCGGGGAACTGGAGGAGAGGAGACGACAAACTGCTTGCCGCCGAAACGGAGGATCCCGGAGCGGGGTGCACGGTGCAGGCGCTCATAAGGGTTCACGCGTTTGAATCGGGGGCGTTCGTCCTAAGCGCCTGCGGTTATCTTGACGACGATGATTTCCCGGAAAGATGGCACTATGTGCGCGACGGGGACCACATGAATTACGACTGGGCTCGAGGAGGAAGCTCCATCGTCAACCCAGCCGGCAGATATCTTTTCGAACCCCACTTCGAAAAAGACGCGATACTCTACGCCGACTGTTACGCAAACCAGATAAAGGCGGTAAAGGCTGTTTTCGACTCCCTGGGCCACTATTCAAGGTGGGACGTGGCCAAACTTCTCATCGACAGGGAGAAACGGGAACCCATTGCGGAAAAAACCACGGGACTTCGGATATCTTCCCAGGAAATAAAAAGAATTTCAGATGAGTACGGGGTTTCCGAGGACAAGCTTGAGGCAATCGCAGAAGAGCTTGAAAGACTTTTTAACTGA
- the nuoE gene encoding NADH-quinone oxidoreductase subunit NuoE has product MPFPPRLRDKIQEIADDHETRLSALIPVLREVQNEFGWLSTESMEEVAETLDIPASSVQNVASFYTMFFTEPVGTHVMWLCRTLSCALRGAEGLEHHLCKRLGVKTGETTADGKITFLEAECLASCGTAPAMLVDDTLYENLTESEVDRIVDEIKRRE; this is encoded by the coding sequence TTGCCTTTCCCCCCCAGGCTAAGAGATAAGATACAAGAAATAGCGGATGACCACGAAACCAGGCTTTCGGCGCTTATTCCCGTCCTGCGGGAAGTGCAGAACGAATTCGGCTGGCTTTCCACCGAATCCATGGAAGAAGTCGCCGAGACACTTGATATTCCCGCCTCTTCGGTTCAGAACGTCGCGTCATTTTACACCATGTTTTTCACAGAACCCGTGGGGACTCACGTTATGTGGCTCTGCAGAACCCTTTCCTGTGCGCTTCGCGGAGCCGAGGGGTTGGAGCATCACCTATGCAAGCGCCTGGGAGTAAAAACCGGTGAAACAACGGCCGACGGAAAAATAACCTTTCTCGAAGCGGAATGTCTTGCCTCCTGCGGTACCGCCCCCGCCATGCTCGTGGACGATACTCTTTACGAGAACCTCACCGAGTCGGAAGTTGACAGAATAGTTGATGAAATTAAGAGAAGGGAATGA